Proteins found in one Thermodesulfobacteriota bacterium genomic segment:
- a CDS encoding TVP38/TMEM64 family protein codes for MTVAPNGQRRNYTWIRLLLLLAALGGLGTLLYHSGWVHFFLDRERLTRFLESLGMWSFAGFILLQIFQVIAAPIPGEVSGFLGGYLYGPFLGVVLNTIGLTAGSIVAFLLGRMLGRPAVNRLVDPKTMERFDFLLHHKGKFLVFLLFLLPGFPKDYLCYILGLGHLTLVEFTAISASGRLLGTLMLTFGGSFLRQQKYMELSLLTGAAVVVVFLALVYKDTLERWLKILHDKAKRK; via the coding sequence ATGACCGTCGCCCCGAACGGACAGCGACGAAACTATACCTGGATCAGGCTTCTCCTCCTCCTGGCCGCCCTCGGCGGGCTGGGGACGCTGCTGTACCACTCCGGGTGGGTCCACTTCTTCCTCGACCGCGAACGGCTGACCCGCTTCCTCGAATCGCTCGGGATGTGGAGCTTCGCGGGATTCATCCTCCTGCAGATCTTTCAGGTCATCGCGGCGCCGATTCCGGGGGAGGTCTCCGGTTTCCTGGGGGGATACCTCTACGGCCCGTTCCTCGGCGTCGTTCTGAACACGATCGGGCTGACGGCGGGCTCCATCGTCGCCTTCCTCCTCGGGAGGATGCTCGGAAGGCCGGCGGTCAACCGGCTGGTCGACCCGAAAACCATGGAGCGATTCGACTTCCTGCTCCACCACAAGGGGAAATTCCTGGTGTTCCTCCTCTTCCTCCTGCCGGGGTTCCCCAAGGATTACCTCTGCTACATCCTCGGACTGGGCCATCTCACCCTGGTGGAGTTCACGGCGATCTCGGCGTCGGGCCGCCTGCTCGGGACGCTGATGCTCACCTTCGGGGGATCCTTCCTGCGGCAGCAGAAGTACATGGAGCTGTCGCTGCTGACCGGGGCGGCGGTCGTCGTCGTGTTCCTGGCGCTGGTCTACAAGGACACGCTGGAGCGCTGGCTGAAGATCCTCCACGACAAGGCGAAGCGGAAATGA